The following are encoded together in the Mycolicibacterium arabiense genome:
- a CDS encoding SDR family NAD(P)-dependent oxidoreductase, with translation MNGLRDKGVLVTGAASGIGAATVQRLLTEGAKVVGVDLADDPPAGLGGAGFGYRRADVLDAAAIAAAVADVVAAAGRLDGVVHSAGVAGGGPVHLLPDEEWDRVVDVNLKGTFVVTRAALLQMLEQDRVDGERGAIVNLSSIEGLEGTAGGSSYNASKGGVVLLTKNTAIDYGPSGIRANAICPGFIETPLFDSVVGLPGMEQAREGLRHEHKLRRFGRAEEVAAVAAFLVSGDASFVSGQAIAVDGGYLAGRDHHVTEMMGLGER, from the coding sequence CTGGTCACCGGAGCGGCCTCGGGCATCGGCGCCGCCACCGTCCAGCGGCTACTGACCGAGGGAGCGAAGGTCGTCGGGGTGGACCTCGCCGACGACCCACCCGCCGGACTCGGCGGCGCGGGATTCGGCTACCGGCGTGCCGACGTGCTCGATGCCGCGGCCATCGCCGCCGCGGTGGCCGACGTCGTCGCCGCAGCAGGCCGACTCGACGGCGTGGTGCACTCCGCGGGCGTCGCCGGCGGCGGACCCGTACACCTGCTGCCCGACGAGGAGTGGGACCGGGTGGTCGACGTCAACCTCAAGGGCACGTTCGTCGTGACCCGCGCCGCGCTGCTCCAGATGCTCGAGCAGGATCGCGTCGACGGCGAACGTGGCGCCATCGTGAACCTCTCGAGCATCGAAGGGCTCGAGGGCACGGCGGGTGGCAGCTCGTACAACGCGTCCAAGGGCGGTGTCGTGCTGCTCACCAAGAACACCGCCATCGACTACGGGCCCAGCGGCATCCGCGCCAACGCCATCTGTCCCGGGTTCATCGAGACCCCGCTGTTCGACTCGGTGGTCGGGCTGCCGGGGATGGAGCAGGCCCGAGAGGGTCTGCGTCACGAACACAAGCTGCGCCGGTTCGGCCGCGCCGAGGAGGTCGCCGCCGTCGCGGCCTTCCTCGTCTCGGGGGACGCCTCGTTCGTCAGCGGTCAGGCCATCGCGGTCGACGGCGGCTACCTCGCAGGCCGCGACCACCACGTCACCGAGATGATGGGCCTCGGCGAGCGGTAG
- the aceA gene encoding isocitrate lyase ICL2, whose translation MSITEADAPVHGPIEQDVNDTQQYFDGPRFDGIIRLYSARQVAEQRGTIPVDYTVAREAAAAFYDRLRELFAAKKSITTFGPYSPGQAVTIKRMGIEGIYLGGWATSAKGSLDEDPGPDLASYPLSQVPDEAAGLVRALLTADRNQQYLRLKMTEAERAVTPAVDYRPFIIADADTGHGGDPHVRNLIRRFVEAGVPGYHIEDQRPGTKKCGHQGGKVLVPSDEQIKRLNTARFQLDIMRVPGIIVARTDAEAASLIDSRADERDQPFLLGVTNLKIPPYKSCFLAMVRTFYDAGLTELNGHLLYALPDGEYAAADAWLQRHGVAQTVSDAVASWRNDPTARSVDELFDDVESQFVDVWQVDAGLQTYGEAVGELLEFREREGEPHDMTAKEWRRFAERASLYAAREKARELGVDAPWDCERAKTPEGYYQVRGGIPYAIAKSLAAAPFADILWMETKTADLEDARQFADAIHSVYPDKMLAYNLSPSFNWDTTGMTDDQMRAFPEEIGKMGFVFNFMTYGGHQIDGVAAEEFAGALRQDGMLALARLQRKMRLVESPYRTPQTLVGGPRSDAALAASSGRTATTKSMGKGSTQHQHLVQTEVPKKLLQDWLAMWGEYYELGEKFRIQFRPLRPGGEVLELGIYGKRGDDEEKLANVLVDPIKDRNGRSILTVRDQNTFDERLRQKRLMTLIHLWLIHRFKADAVYYVTPTEDNVYQTQKMKSHGIFRDVHQDVGEIVVADVNHERIDELLASDGRALQRLIRKEG comes from the coding sequence ATGTCGATCACCGAAGCGGACGCCCCGGTTCACGGCCCCATCGAGCAGGACGTGAACGACACCCAGCAGTACTTCGACGGACCACGTTTCGACGGCATCATCCGGCTGTACTCCGCACGCCAGGTCGCCGAGCAGCGCGGCACCATCCCGGTCGACTACACCGTGGCACGCGAAGCGGCCGCGGCGTTCTATGACCGCCTCCGGGAGCTGTTCGCCGCGAAGAAGAGCATCACGACGTTCGGGCCGTACTCGCCGGGCCAGGCGGTCACGATCAAGCGCATGGGCATCGAGGGGATCTACCTCGGCGGCTGGGCGACGTCGGCGAAGGGATCGCTCGACGAGGACCCCGGCCCCGACCTGGCCAGCTACCCACTCAGCCAGGTGCCCGACGAGGCCGCAGGTCTGGTGCGCGCCCTGCTCACCGCCGACCGCAATCAGCAGTACCTGCGCCTGAAGATGACCGAAGCCGAACGGGCCGTCACCCCGGCAGTCGACTACCGGCCGTTCATCATCGCCGACGCCGATACCGGCCATGGTGGAGATCCGCACGTGCGCAACCTCATTCGACGATTCGTCGAGGCCGGCGTGCCGGGTTATCACATCGAGGACCAGCGTCCGGGCACCAAGAAGTGCGGCCATCAGGGCGGCAAGGTCCTGGTGCCGTCCGACGAACAGATCAAGCGGCTCAACACCGCCCGGTTCCAGCTCGACATCATGCGCGTGCCCGGCATCATCGTGGCGCGCACCGATGCCGAGGCCGCCAGCCTGATCGACAGCCGGGCCGACGAGCGGGATCAGCCCTTCCTGCTGGGCGTCACCAATCTGAAGATCCCGCCCTACAAGTCGTGCTTCCTGGCCATGGTGCGCACCTTCTACGACGCGGGTCTCACCGAGCTGAACGGGCACCTGCTCTACGCGCTGCCCGACGGCGAGTACGCCGCGGCGGACGCGTGGCTGCAGCGGCACGGTGTCGCGCAGACGGTGTCCGACGCGGTGGCGTCGTGGCGCAACGACCCAACGGCGCGGTCGGTCGACGAATTGTTCGACGACGTGGAGTCGCAATTCGTCGACGTGTGGCAGGTCGACGCCGGGCTGCAGACCTACGGCGAGGCGGTCGGCGAACTCCTCGAGTTCCGTGAGCGCGAGGGCGAACCACACGACATGACCGCGAAGGAGTGGCGCCGGTTCGCCGAGCGGGCCTCGCTGTACGCAGCCCGGGAGAAGGCAAGGGAGCTCGGCGTCGACGCCCCGTGGGACTGCGAACGGGCGAAGACGCCGGAGGGCTACTACCAGGTCCGCGGCGGCATCCCCTACGCCATCGCGAAATCGCTTGCGGCTGCGCCCTTCGCCGACATCCTGTGGATGGAGACCAAGACCGCAGACCTCGAGGACGCACGTCAGTTCGCCGATGCCATCCACAGCGTCTACCCCGACAAGATGCTGGCCTACAACCTGTCCCCCTCGTTCAACTGGGACACCACCGGCATGACCGACGATCAGATGCGCGCCTTCCCCGAGGAGATCGGGAAGATGGGGTTCGTCTTCAACTTCATGACCTACGGCGGGCACCAAATCGACGGCGTCGCCGCCGAGGAGTTCGCCGGCGCACTGCGCCAGGACGGCATGCTCGCCCTGGCCCGGCTGCAGCGCAAGATGCGGCTGGTCGAATCGCCTTACCGGACGCCGCAGACCCTCGTCGGCGGCCCACGCAGCGATGCGGCGCTGGCTGCGTCGTCGGGACGGACGGCGACCACGAAGTCGATGGGCAAGGGGTCGACGCAGCATCAGCACCTGGTGCAGACCGAGGTGCCCAAGAAGCTGCTGCAGGATTGGCTGGCGATGTGGGGCGAATACTACGAGTTGGGCGAGAAGTTCCGCATCCAGTTCCGGCCGCTGCGGCCGGGCGGCGAGGTGCTCGAACTCGGCATCTACGGCAAGCGGGGCGATGACGAGGAGAAGCTCGCCAACGTGCTCGTCGACCCGATCAAGGATCGCAACGGCCGCAGCATCCTCACGGTGCGCGACCAGAACACCTTCGACGAGCGGCTGCGCCAGAAGCGCCTCATGACGTTGATCCACCTGTGGTTGATCCACCGGTTCAAGGCCGACGCCGTGTACTACGTGACGCCGACCGAGGACAACGTCTACCAAACGCAGAAGATGAAGTCCCACGGCATCTTCCGCGACGTCCACCAGGACGTGGGCGAGATCGTCGTGGCCGACGTGAACCACGAGCGGATCGACGAGCTGCTGGCCTCCGATGGCAGGGCGCTGCAGCGGTTGATCCGCAAGGAGGGCTGA
- a CDS encoding ANTAR domain-containing protein: MLQARDDIRGEDRAADRDFQDQLSEAVQAVSNHRAVIEQAKGMLMLLHDLDADAAFELLRWRSQDRNVKLRVLAEQVVAEFRRLSAAAPLPREVYDRCFMNAHERSGDASA, from the coding sequence ATGCTGCAAGCGCGCGATGACATTCGGGGTGAGGACCGCGCCGCCGATCGCGACTTTCAAGATCAGTTATCCGAAGCAGTGCAAGCGGTTTCGAACCACCGGGCCGTGATCGAACAGGCCAAGGGCATGTTGATGCTGCTGCACGACCTCGATGCCGACGCCGCGTTCGAGTTGCTGCGCTGGCGGTCGCAGGATCGCAACGTCAAACTGCGCGTGCTCGCCGAGCAGGTCGTGGCGGAGTTCCGGCGGCTGAGCGCCGCGGCACCCCTGCCCCGTGAGGTCTACGACCGGTGCTTCATGAACGCCCACGAACGCTCGGGCGACGCGTCCGCCTGA
- a CDS encoding acyl-CoA dehydrogenase family protein, producing MKRTLYEADHEAFRESVREFVTRTIEPAEEKMIEQRFVDRDSWLEAGRNGFLGLEVPEEYGGSEAGDYRFNAIFNEELSRSSAAIASAFSIQFDIVAPYLVKLTTEEQRQRWLPKFCAGELITAIAMTEPSGGSDLAALKTTAVKDGDDYVINGSKTFITNGTQADLIVVATRTSPEKKARGITLFAVEATDEGFSRGRKLDKVGQPEADTAELFFEDLRVPSSRMIGELDGGFIHMMQLLPQERISGAVQNIAHARRNLEDTLQYVQERKAFGQQIGSLQYNKFLLAELVTKLDVAQAFIDNCVVAHTHGELSAIDAAKAKWWSSQVQNEILDHCVQLYGGYGFMNEYRVARAWKDARVTKIWAGSNEIMKELIGRDLGL from the coding sequence ATGAAGCGCACCCTGTACGAAGCCGACCACGAGGCATTTCGCGAGTCGGTCCGCGAGTTCGTCACCCGCACGATCGAACCGGCCGAAGAGAAGATGATCGAGCAGCGGTTCGTCGACCGGGACAGCTGGCTCGAGGCAGGCCGCAACGGCTTCCTCGGTCTCGAGGTTCCCGAGGAGTACGGCGGCAGCGAAGCCGGGGACTATCGGTTCAACGCAATCTTCAACGAGGAGCTGTCCCGCTCCAGCGCCGCGATCGCCTCGGCGTTCAGCATCCAGTTCGACATCGTCGCCCCCTACCTGGTGAAGCTGACCACCGAGGAGCAGCGGCAACGGTGGTTGCCGAAATTCTGTGCGGGCGAACTGATCACGGCAATCGCGATGACCGAGCCGTCCGGTGGTTCCGATCTGGCAGCGCTGAAGACCACTGCGGTCAAGGACGGCGACGACTACGTCATCAACGGCTCGAAGACCTTCATCACCAACGGAACGCAGGCCGACCTGATCGTCGTCGCCACCCGGACGTCGCCGGAGAAGAAGGCCAGGGGCATCACGCTGTTCGCCGTGGAGGCCACCGACGAGGGATTCTCGCGCGGACGCAAGCTCGACAAGGTGGGGCAGCCCGAGGCCGACACGGCCGAGCTGTTCTTCGAGGACCTGCGGGTGCCGTCGTCGCGGATGATCGGTGAACTCGATGGTGGGTTCATCCACATGATGCAGCTGCTGCCGCAGGAACGGATCAGCGGTGCGGTGCAGAACATCGCCCACGCCCGCCGCAATCTCGAAGACACCCTGCAGTACGTCCAGGAGCGCAAGGCATTCGGCCAGCAGATCGGGTCGCTGCAGTACAACAAGTTCCTACTCGCCGAGCTGGTCACGAAACTCGATGTGGCACAGGCCTTCATCGACAACTGCGTGGTGGCGCACACCCACGGTGAGCTGTCCGCGATCGATGCCGCCAAGGCCAAGTGGTGGAGTTCGCAGGTGCAGAACGAGATCCTGGACCACTGCGTGCAGCTCTACGGCGGCTACGGGTTCATGAACGAGTACCGGGTGGCCCGGGCGTGGAAGGATGCCCGCGTCACCAAGATCTGGGCCGGCTCCAACGAGATCATGAAGGAACTGATCGGCCGCGATCTCGGCCTCTGA
- a CDS encoding enoyl-CoA hydratase/isomerase family protein yields the protein MPAEPTTVEHSTTEAGADVAVLTFHNGPLNLFDQAMFDSLIDDVANLAANPPRALLLRAEGKVVSAGVDVHVFQGLTAAQGADLWRRLFTEIIDPLEALPCPVVFAAHGLTLTAAFEISLACDVILAAPKAKFGLVETVVGLTPSMGGPQRLAERAGSGRARELVMTGDLYDAATLHQWGVVNAVHDDLDDAARALTHRLADGPTKAHAATKAIIGAWRSGGVQHADSVTPEVSGALFDTDDLQRAVVSFLEAGPGNATYTGR from the coding sequence GTGCCAGCCGAACCGACCACCGTCGAGCATTCCACCACCGAAGCCGGAGCCGACGTCGCCGTCCTCACCTTTCACAACGGGCCCCTGAACCTCTTCGACCAGGCGATGTTCGACTCCCTGATCGACGACGTCGCCAACTTGGCCGCCAATCCGCCGCGCGCGCTGCTGCTGCGGGCCGAGGGCAAGGTGGTCTCCGCCGGCGTCGACGTCCACGTCTTCCAGGGACTCACCGCCGCCCAGGGCGCCGACCTCTGGCGCAGGCTGTTCACCGAGATCATCGACCCGCTCGAGGCGCTACCGTGCCCGGTGGTGTTCGCGGCACACGGGCTGACGCTCACCGCGGCGTTCGAGATCTCGCTGGCGTGCGACGTCATCCTCGCCGCGCCGAAGGCGAAGTTCGGCCTGGTGGAGACCGTCGTCGGACTCACCCCGTCCATGGGCGGGCCGCAGCGACTCGCCGAGCGTGCCGGCTCGGGCCGCGCACGCGAACTGGTGATGACCGGTGACCTGTACGACGCCGCGACACTGCACCAGTGGGGCGTCGTCAACGCCGTGCACGACGACCTCGACGACGCCGCCCGAGCGTTGACCCACCGTCTCGCGGACGGGCCGACGAAGGCTCACGCCGCCACCAAGGCGATCATCGGCGCGTGGCGCTCCGGTGGCGTTCAGCACGCCGACTCGGTGACGCCAGAGGTGTCCGGCGCCCTGTTCGACACCGATGACCTGCAGCGCGCCGTGGTCAGCTTCCTCGAGGCCGGCCCGGGAAACGCCACCTACACCGGACGCTGA
- a CDS encoding molybdopterin-dependent oxidoreductase — protein MPFRSPLRGPWLTSILGAVLLASLPIVTITGLLSWVAYGPNFGQAIPADVGWLHLPAFDWPARPSWLYRLNQGLHVGLGLILIPWVLAKLWSVIPKFFQLPPVTSIAQALERISLFALVGGILFEIITGVLNIQYDYVFGFSFYTAHYWGAWVFIAGFVVHVAVKSPTMWRSLRSRSMRSVLTTSRARTVPEPLDDTGLVAPDPAPATLSRRGALALVGAGSAFVAVLTVGQTTGGFLRHAALLLPRGRSYGNGPNDFQINRTARAAAIDPHQYGDAWRLTLTGTAGGVTLSRAELLAMPQHTVDLPIACVEGWSTVQTWTGVRLRDLADSAGVRRLTSARVDSFERFGAFRSAQFTADQTLHPDSLLALQVNGADLSPDHGYPARIIMPAIPGVHATKWVSTIDFREA, from the coding sequence TTGCCGTTTCGAAGTCCGCTTCGCGGTCCATGGTTGACCTCGATCCTGGGTGCGGTGTTGCTGGCCTCCCTGCCGATCGTCACGATCACCGGACTGCTGTCCTGGGTTGCCTACGGGCCGAACTTCGGACAGGCGATCCCGGCCGACGTCGGGTGGCTTCACCTACCAGCCTTCGACTGGCCTGCCCGACCGTCATGGCTGTATCGGCTCAATCAAGGCCTCCACGTCGGGCTGGGGCTGATCCTGATCCCGTGGGTGCTGGCGAAGCTCTGGTCGGTGATCCCCAAGTTCTTCCAGTTGCCCCCGGTGACGTCGATTGCCCAGGCGCTGGAGCGCATCTCGCTGTTTGCCCTCGTCGGCGGCATCCTCTTCGAGATCATCACTGGCGTCCTGAACATCCAGTACGACTACGTCTTCGGGTTCAGTTTCTACACCGCGCATTACTGGGGTGCATGGGTCTTCATCGCCGGGTTCGTCGTCCACGTCGCGGTGAAGTCGCCGACCATGTGGCGATCGCTGCGATCACGATCGATGCGTTCGGTGTTGACGACGAGCCGCGCACGCACGGTTCCCGAGCCGCTCGACGACACCGGGCTCGTCGCGCCCGACCCGGCTCCGGCCACCCTCAGCCGACGCGGTGCGCTGGCACTGGTGGGCGCGGGTTCCGCCTTCGTCGCCGTGTTGACCGTGGGACAGACGACGGGTGGCTTCCTCCGCCACGCTGCGCTGCTGCTGCCGCGTGGACGCTCATATGGCAACGGCCCGAACGACTTCCAGATCAACCGGACGGCACGGGCAGCCGCCATCGACCCACATCAATACGGCGACGCTTGGCGCTTGACGCTCACCGGGACGGCCGGCGGCGTCACCCTGAGCCGTGCGGAGCTCCTGGCCATGCCGCAACACACGGTCGACCTCCCCATCGCCTGTGTCGAGGGCTGGTCCACCGTGCAGACGTGGACGGGCGTCCGGCTGAGAGATCTCGCAGACTCGGCCGGCGTTCGGCGCCTGACCTCGGCTCGGGTCGACTCGTTCGAACGCTTCGGCGCCTTCCGGTCGGCCCAGTTCACCGCCGATCAGACGCTGCACCCGGATTCACTGCTGGCGCTGCAGGTCAATGGAGCCGACCTGAGCCCCGACCACGGCTACCCGGCACGGATCATCATGCCAGCGATCCCTGGGGTCCACGCCACCAAATGGGTGTCCACGATCGACTTCCGGGAGGCATGA
- a CDS encoding carbon-nitrogen hydrolase family protein: protein MIDSIQTKVVGAVQMAPVYLDREATLAKVEGYVDEAGAKECDLVAFGETVVPGYPFWLGRTDGATFNSDLQRDIHALYLREAVDIEAGHLDGVRDAARRNEVSVVLGVAERPGDRGGHSIYCSAVTIDASGEIASVHRKLTPTYEERLSWANGDGHGLVTHELGPFTYGTLNCWENWMPLSRTALYAQGEDLHVALWPGDVYDTADITRFIALESRSYVISVSGLLRRDDIPDSMPGSEIMKRASDEQISTGGTCIAAPDGTWVVEPIDSEEGLTVATIDHGEVRRERQNFDPAGHYGRPDVTRLVVDRRRQAIATFTD, encoded by the coding sequence ATGATCGATTCGATACAAACGAAAGTCGTTGGCGCGGTGCAGATGGCTCCCGTGTACCTCGACCGAGAGGCGACGCTGGCCAAGGTCGAGGGGTACGTCGACGAGGCGGGGGCGAAGGAGTGCGACCTCGTCGCCTTCGGTGAGACGGTGGTACCCGGCTATCCGTTCTGGCTGGGCCGCACGGACGGGGCGACGTTCAACTCCGACCTGCAGAGGGACATCCATGCGCTCTACCTGAGGGAAGCCGTCGACATCGAGGCCGGTCACCTGGACGGGGTGCGTGACGCCGCGCGACGGAACGAGGTCTCGGTCGTGCTCGGTGTCGCCGAGCGCCCGGGGGACCGTGGGGGACACAGCATTTACTGCTCTGCCGTGACCATCGACGCGTCCGGCGAGATCGCCTCCGTCCATCGGAAGCTGACACCAACCTACGAGGAGCGGCTGAGTTGGGCCAACGGTGACGGGCATGGGCTGGTCACACACGAGCTGGGACCGTTCACCTACGGCACACTGAACTGCTGGGAGAACTGGATGCCGCTGTCGCGCACCGCGTTGTACGCCCAAGGCGAAGATCTGCACGTGGCGCTCTGGCCCGGAGACGTCTACGACACCGCGGACATAACCCGCTTCATCGCACTCGAGTCGCGTTCCTACGTGATCTCGGTGTCGGGACTGCTCCGCCGCGACGACATCCCGGACTCCATGCCGGGGTCGGAGATCATGAAGAGGGCCAGTGACGAGCAGATCAGCACCGGCGGAACGTGTATCGCCGCACCCGACGGAACGTGGGTCGTCGAACCGATCGACTCGGAGGAAGGCCTCACGGTCGCGACGATCGATCACGGTGAGGTTCGTCGTGAGCGTCAGAACTTCGACCCGGCTGGTCACTACGGTCGCCCCGACGTCACGAGGCTGGTCGTCGACCGCCGTCGGCAGGCTATCGCCACCTTCACCGACTGA
- the hisD gene encoding histidinol dehydrogenase — translation MRYSTSLLDRVQGRVHHLKRPLVDAPAAQRDPAVIDTVSRMLREIETRGLDAVRDYSRTLDDDDRLDFELSSQDVATSGERLPRDLREAIELGSERTRAFAREQRSHITGFETELCPGLVTGIRYVPVARVGAYLPAGRFPLTASAFMTVGVAKAAGVSTVVACTPPQPSGGANDAVLYAAHLSGVDRVFVLGGVQALAAMAFGLLGELPVDMLVGAGNAYVAEAKRQLFGTVAIDLLAGPSEVAVLSDETADPEIVAADLLGQAEHGTNSPAALVTTSEEHGRAVLAAVERQLKSLATEPIAGPAWRDYGVVTVADDRETAALLMDDLAPEHLEIITADDDWYHDRLQNYGSVFLGPWSTVAYSDKGMAGTNHVLPTAGGAKHSAGLSVSRYLKPLTYQRIGREATPDLAHAVQVISDSEGMAAHSATATRRLALYGTGTAAAE, via the coding sequence ATGCGCTACTCCACTTCTCTCCTCGACCGGGTGCAGGGCCGAGTCCATCACCTCAAGCGACCCCTCGTGGACGCCCCCGCGGCCCAGCGAGATCCTGCCGTCATCGATACCGTGAGCAGGATGCTGCGCGAGATCGAGACCAGGGGACTCGACGCGGTACGCGATTACAGCCGCACACTCGACGACGACGACCGTCTCGACTTCGAACTCTCCTCGCAGGACGTCGCGACGAGTGGTGAGCGTCTCCCGCGGGATCTCCGTGAGGCGATCGAACTGGGTTCCGAGCGCACTCGAGCCTTCGCGCGCGAACAACGTTCCCACATAACCGGATTCGAGACCGAGCTGTGCCCAGGTCTCGTCACGGGCATTCGCTACGTTCCGGTGGCCCGAGTGGGGGCGTACCTACCCGCTGGGCGCTTCCCGCTGACGGCATCGGCGTTCATGACAGTGGGCGTAGCGAAGGCTGCCGGTGTGTCGACGGTCGTGGCCTGCACGCCGCCCCAGCCAAGCGGAGGCGCGAACGACGCCGTCCTGTATGCAGCTCACCTGTCGGGTGTCGACCGCGTCTTCGTGCTCGGGGGCGTTCAGGCCCTCGCCGCCATGGCATTCGGACTCCTGGGGGAACTTCCCGTCGACATGCTCGTCGGAGCGGGGAATGCCTACGTCGCCGAGGCGAAACGCCAACTGTTCGGCACAGTGGCCATCGACCTGCTCGCCGGCCCCTCGGAAGTGGCCGTGCTCTCCGACGAGACCGCCGACCCCGAGATCGTCGCCGCGGACCTGCTCGGCCAAGCCGAGCACGGCACGAACTCGCCAGCGGCGCTCGTCACCACCTCCGAGGAACATGGGCGCGCCGTCTTGGCTGCGGTGGAGCGTCAGCTGAAGAGTCTGGCGACCGAGCCGATCGCCGGCCCCGCGTGGCGTGACTACGGCGTCGTGACGGTCGCCGACGACAGGGAGACCGCCGCCCTGCTGATGGACGATCTCGCTCCGGAGCACCTGGAGATCATCACCGCCGACGACGATTGGTATCACGATCGATTGCAGAACTACGGCTCGGTATTCCTCGGTCCGTGGAGCACCGTCGCCTACTCCGACAAGGGCATGGCGGGCACCAATCACGTGCTCCCCACTGCCGGGGGTGCGAAGCACAGCGCCGGTCTGTCGGTGTCGCGGTACCTGAAGCCGCTCACCTACCAGCGCATCGGTCGAGAAGCCACACCCGACTTGGCGCATGCCGTTCAGGTCATCTCGGATTCCGAGGGCATGGCGGCACACAGCGCCACTGCCACGCGCCGACTCGCCCTGTACGGCACCGGAACCGCGGCCGCCGAATGA
- a CDS encoding APC family permease, protein MDSTEEDRQLGELGYTQKLSRSVGGVSSFFLGFSVISATTAVFSGFGFGLGTAGPAFVWTFPVAVGIFFVWALIAADLVGKLPLAGYAYQWTSRLVHPSLGWFTGFAGAVGFISGFTGVAFVMAGYVGGLLGIDMTTPVQIAVAIAIVLLCVLINVYGVRLATMLNNIGVALELVVTVGATAFIAVVAFFVSDEHQGIDFLFSTGAAGTSSSPYVVVWLTASLGCIFGLLGVEAAADIAEETKDARRTIPRTMFLALGVASAIEFFMYVVFLLVIKDPDSLVESASPIADLFAQQVSPWFSKLVIAMALTNILVCVLAIMLVATRLVYAMGRDNMLPGSRLLRRVSEKHMVPTPAVLTTGLVSLVLLLSALANEQTFSYIVGMSALGFFCVYLLTTAGLLVANARRRIPVGSPGIFDLGRFRAPVYAVGLIVFGSVMSALLLLPDFRANAIVFVLTMAVAGVWWLLVLRGRIARSEAGPSFALANGTKHAAAPDPSTTAAAASNGE, encoded by the coding sequence ATGGACAGCACTGAAGAGGACCGCCAACTCGGCGAGCTGGGGTACACCCAGAAGCTAAGCCGATCGGTGGGGGGTGTCTCGTCGTTCTTCCTTGGCTTCTCGGTCATCAGCGCCACCACGGCGGTGTTCTCCGGTTTCGGTTTCGGGTTGGGGACGGCTGGCCCTGCGTTCGTATGGACGTTCCCGGTCGCAGTCGGGATCTTCTTCGTCTGGGCACTGATCGCGGCTGACCTGGTCGGAAAGCTCCCCCTGGCCGGTTACGCGTATCAATGGACGAGCAGGCTCGTCCATCCGAGCCTGGGGTGGTTCACCGGTTTTGCGGGTGCCGTCGGGTTCATCAGCGGTTTCACCGGTGTCGCCTTCGTGATGGCTGGATACGTCGGCGGCCTACTGGGCATCGACATGACCACCCCGGTCCAAATCGCCGTTGCCATCGCCATCGTCCTGCTGTGCGTGCTCATCAACGTCTACGGCGTACGGCTCGCGACCATGCTCAACAACATCGGTGTGGCCTTGGAGTTGGTGGTCACGGTCGGAGCGACTGCGTTCATCGCCGTCGTGGCATTCTTTGTCTCCGACGAACACCAGGGCATCGACTTCCTCTTCTCCACGGGCGCCGCGGGCACGTCGTCGTCGCCGTACGTCGTCGTGTGGTTGACCGCGAGCCTCGGCTGCATCTTCGGACTGCTGGGCGTCGAGGCAGCAGCGGACATCGCCGAAGAGACCAAGGATGCCCGGCGCACCATCCCTCGCACGATGTTCCTGGCACTGGGCGTGGCGTCGGCCATCGAGTTCTTCATGTACGTCGTCTTCCTCTTGGTCATCAAGGACCCGGACTCGCTAGTCGAAAGCGCCTCGCCGATCGCCGATCTGTTCGCGCAACAGGTATCGCCGTGGTTCTCCAAATTGGTCATCGCGATGGCCTTGACGAACATCCTGGTGTGCGTGCTGGCGATCATGCTCGTGGCCACCAGGTTGGTCTACGCCATGGGAAGGGACAACATGCTTCCCGGGTCGCGCCTCCTTCGCCGGGTCTCGGAGAAGCACATGGTGCCGACCCCTGCAGTCTTGACGACGGGTCTGGTCTCATTGGTCCTCCTGCTCTCGGCGCTGGCCAACGAGCAGACCTTCTCGTACATCGTCGGCATGTCGGCTCTCGGGTTCTTCTGCGTATACCTCTTGACCACCGCCGGGCTTCTGGTTGCCAACGCGCGCAGGCGAATACCCGTCGGATCGCCGGGGATATTCGACCTCGGACGGTTTCGCGCGCCGGTGTACGCCGTGGGCCTGATCGTCTTCGGATCGGTGATGTCAGCGCTGCTCCTGCTACCCGACTTCCGCGCCAATGCCATCGTCTTCGTTCTGACGATGGCGGTGGCAGGCGTGTGGTGGTTGCTCGTCCTGAGGGGACGCATCGCGCGTTCGGAGGCCGGACCGAGCTTCGCGCTCGCGAACGGGACGAAGCACGCTGCCGCGCCCGACCCGTCGACGACCGCCGCTGCTGCGTCGAACGGGGAGTAG